A region of the Andreesenia angusta genome:
TACAAGGAGGAACGGATATGAGCAAATTTACAATACCTGAAAACTACAAGTCTAGGCTAGATGTGATAGAAACAGAGGTGGCCATAAAGAATATAAAGGACTATTTCGAGAGAGAGCTGGCAGTAGCTTTAAAGCTAACAAGGGTTTCAGCGCCCCTTTTTGTAAGAACTAACTCAGGCCTGAACGACAATCTAAATGGAGTTGAAAAGCCAGTTTCCTTTAAATTAAAAAACGACAACGATGCCCAGATAGAGATAGTCCACTCTCTTGCCAAGTGGAAGAGACTTGCCCTTGAGAAGTATGGCTTCAAAGCTCCAAATGGAATATACACAGATATGAACGCCATAAGGGCGGATGAGGAGTTTGACAATACACACTCTATCTACGTAGACCAGTGGGACTGGGAAAAAGTCATAACTGCGGAAGACAGGACACTAGACTACCTCAAGAGCATAGTCGAAGACATATATGAAGTGTTCCTTAAGACCGAGGACTTTATATACAGCATATACAGTGAGTATGACAAGTTCCTTCCAAAGGAGATCTTCTTCATAACTTCACAGGAACTAGAGGACAGATATCCTTCTCTCACACCTGACGAGAGGGAGAACGAGCTTGCAAAAGAAAAGGGAGCTATCTTCATAATGCAGATAGGGAAGACTTTGCTCTCTGGAGAAAAGCACGACGGTAGAGCGCCTGACTACGATGACTGGGAGCTGAATGGAGACCTGATACTCTGGAATCCTGTACTTGGAAGAGCGCTTGAACTATCCTCTATGGGAATAAGGGTCGACTCTGAATCTCTTAAAAGACAGCTTGCGCTTTCTGGATGTGAAGACAGACTGGAGCTTGAATACCATAGACTTCTGTCCGAAGACAAGCTTCCGCTCACTATAGGTGGAGGGATAGGGCAGTCTAGGATATGCATGTTCTTCCTTCAAAAAGCCCACATAGGGGAAGTCCAAGCTTCTGTTTGGCCGAAAGAAATGATTGAAGTATGTGAATCCAGCAATATTCATCTACTTTAAAAGAGGTGAGTGAATATGAAAAAGATAAATATTTACTTTATGCTTCTTGGAGTTGGGATAGGCGCTTTGATATCAGGGCTGGCTCTTAAGATGTATCCTGTTCCTAAAGTGGAGATAACCGATCAAGAGGTGATTGAGAGAGCTAAGGACCTAGGTATGGTTGGGATGAAAGAGCATATAGAGAAAAGCTCGGCCCAGAAAGAGTCGGAAGCCGAAGCGGTAGATGAGCAGCCACTGCCTATTGAAGCTAGTATAGCTGTGACCCAAGGGGAGGGCAGCGAAGCAGTGGCTGACAAGCTCTTAAGCGCAAAGCTTATAGAGGATAAGAATGACTTTGTCTTGTTTGTGTCTGAAAAAAAGGCTGGAAGAAGCTTCAGGCAAGGCACTTATACTATAAAGTCAGGCTCTAGCTATGATGAAATTCTAAGCATACTTACAAAAGGTGTTTACCGATATGATCAATAGCGTTTTCAAATCAAAAGCAGCCTTGATATTTTGTAAAACTATATTTGCAGTGGCGCTACCTATAGCGCTGCTGCTCTCTACAGTCAGCTATGTATCCTCTAATCTAGATTTCTATAGGGACAGGTTCAGAGAAAACAAGATCTCAGACACAACAGGGCTCAGTGAACAAGCGCTTTTGAGCGTCTCTGAGGAAATAGTCAAATACTTACAAGGAGAGCGAGACAACTTCGATATAACACTTGAAGATGGAATTGAACTGTTTGGAGAGCGTGAAAAACTTCATATGGAAGATGTCAGGGTCCTCTTTGACGTGGGAATCATTGTCAGGAATTTATCTATGTTGTTGTCTATTCTCGCTTTTTTATGTATACTGTATGTGGATAGACGTGAAGCTGGGAACGCACTTGTAGTTTCATTCTGCTTTACTCTGCTCGTCATAGTTACGCTAGGAATGTTCATAGCTTTGGACTTCGAAAAGACTTTCACCGTTTTCCACCTTATGCTGTTTGACAACGACCTCTGGCTTCTAGATCCTAGAACCGATCTTCTCATTAAGATGTTGCCGCTAGACTTCTTTTACAAGATGGCCTACAGGATACTGGTTCTGTTCGGGATAGAGGTTTCCGCTGTGCTGGGACTTGGCCTCTTGGGCAGGAGATTGTTTAAATCGAGCTGATTGTTTTTCTCCGCAGAGGGTAATATTAATATATAGTTGCTTTTAAAAGGAGGAATTCACATGAAAAAAGTAATAGCTTTGATGGCAAGCCCAAACAAGGGAAAGAACACGGATACTCTGGTAGATAAGTTCCTAGAGGGGATTTCAGATTCTGGAGAAAAAGTTGAGATAAAGAAATATGTCATAAGGGATATGAACATAGGATTTTGCATAGGGTGCAATTACTGCGAAAAAACAGGGAACTGCTTCCAGGACGACGATATGAACGAGCTCTATGAAGCTTTTGATTCAAGCGATGGAATCATACTGGGAAGCCCTATTTACTTTGGCGGAATAACTACTTATGGAAAGCTAATGATAGATAGATGCCAGATATACTGGTCTAGTAAGTATGTACTTGGGGAGTCTTCGATAGATAGAGGCAAGAAGAGATTTGGAGCCTTCATATCTACAGTTGGAGCTCCGGAGAAATACTCTAATTTCACAGGAAGCCAGCAAGTCGCATCTGTTTTCTTTAAGTCCATCAACACCGAGCAAAATCAGGCTATTTATGTAGCTAACACAGATGAGCAGAAGACGTGGGAAAACGCAGAACTTCTAGAAGATGTCTATCAAAAGGGAAAGGCTTTCTTTGAAGGCTTTTAGATAAGTACTGTTTTAAAATACACTTAAGGATAGGGGTTTTTTTATGAAAAATAAGTTACCGATAGCGCTTTCAAACAGACATGTGCACTTAAGCGAGAGTGACCTGGAGAAGCTTTTTGGCGGAGGACATTCCCTCTGCGAACTGAAAAGTCTTTCTCAGCCTGGACAATTTGCATGTGAAGAAAAGGTGGACTTGGTTGGACCGAGGGGAACTATACCAGGAGTTAGAGTTCTAGGTCCAACTAGAGACATTACTCAAGTGGAGATATCTTTCGCAGATGCCAGAAAACTCGGTGTAGACGCTCCTGTGAAAGAATCTGGCGATATAGAGGGCTCTCCTGGCCTTAAACTTGTGGGTCCGAACGGAGAAGTGGATATGGAGCAAGGTGCTATAGTGGCCGCAAGGCATATACACTTCAGCGATAAGGATGCTGAGGAATTCGGCGTTTCGGACGGCGAGAAAGTCAAGATCAAAACAAGCGGCGACAGATCTCTTGTGTTTGAAAATGTGACTGTGAGGGTTTCTCCGAAGTACTCTCTAGAGATGCACGTGGATCTAGAGGAGGGGAATGCTGCAGGAGTATCTAATGGAGATCTGGTAGAGATAATACGATAGGGGGCTTACTGATATGAAAAATCTAGCAAGCTATATAGACCACACTATACTGAAGGCCGATGCGAGCATGAAAGAAATAGACAAGGTCTGTGACGAAGCATTGGAGCATGGATTCGCCTCTGTATGTGTGAATCCGTATTACGTCAGACATGTCTCTGGCAGGCTAAGCGGAGAGGTGAAGACCACTTCAGTCATAGGCTTCCCACTGGGAGCTAATAGGAGTGAAGTCAAAGCGCTGGAAGCTAGCTTGGCGATAGAGGATGGTGCAGACGAGCTTGACATGGTCATGAATATATGTGCTCTTAAAAACAAGGACTACGATATTGTGCAAAGCGATATCATGAGTGTAGTAAATGTATCGAAAGGAAAAGCTATACTTAAGGTGATAATAGAGACATCGCTTTTGAACGAAGAGGAAAAAGTCAAAGCTTGCGAGATATGCAGAGACTGCTATGTGGACTTTGTAAAGACTTCAACTGGATTTAGTACAGGGGGAGCCACTGTGGCAGATGTGGCTTTGATGAAGAACATAGTCGGAGACGGTATAGGTGTCAAGGCTTCTGGAGGAGTAAGAGACAGTGAGACAGCTTTGAAAATGATAGATGCAGGAGCTACTAGGATAGGGGCAAGCGCCTCTGTAGACATAGTAAGCGGAAGCATCTCTAAAGATGAACCGGAAAGTAAATACTAGCGATTTACTTTCCGGTTTTTTTATTTGATTCAAAAAAACTGGGTATAAGTACTAGGCTATATAAATTAACTTTAAAGGAGGAGCCGGAAATTTCGGCGCTTGAAAATATGGAAGACAAAAAAGGAATACTACTTGAAACAGGTACTGGAGAAATGGAGATACTGGAGTTTACTGTTAAAGACTCCCACTACGCCATAAACGTCATAAAGGTTAAGGAGATACTGGAGGTTGAGTCTTTCAGCAAAGTGCCTAAGTCGGATCCTGCTGTGCTCGGCATGGCCCTTATAAGGGGCGAGGTCATACCCCTTATAGACATGAGCGTTGTGCTAGAGGATGAGTTCAAGGACAGAAGCCAGAAGTTCAAGATACTGCTATGCGAATTCAATCACCTTAAGGTGGGATTCGTGGTGGACCAGGTGCTGGGGATACACCGTATTGGATGGGATGCCATAAAGAAGCCTACCTACGTAAACGATGTGAACAGCTCCCTTGTGATAGGGAATATAACGTTCAACGAAAGGATATTGATGCTTTTAGACTTCGAAAAAATCGTTACAGACATATCTCCGTCTACTGGAATAAATGCCGAGAGGATAGGTCAGATAGCCCCAAAGGACAGAAGCAAGGTCAAGCTGGTACTGTCGGACGACTCGACACTTATAAGGCAGCTGCTTAGAGATGTGCTGACCGAAGCTGGCTTTGTCAACATGAGATTCTTTGACGACGGAAAACAGGCTCTCGATCACTTGTCAAATCTTGCAAGTCAAAAAGGAGAGTCTTTTATGGATGATGTGGATATACTTATCACAGATATCGAGATGCCTCAGATGGATGGCCACACTCTCACTAGAAAGGTCAAAGAAGACCCTATACTCAGAAAGCTTCCTGTCATAATATTCTCTTCTCTTATAACTGACGATCTCAAGCACAAAGGCGACTCCGTTCAGGCCGACGCTCAGATGAGCAAGCCTGAAGTTGGAAAGCTGGTGGAGCTTATAGACGGATTTGTAAGACATAAGTATAGATAAAGTAGTGCAGAAAAGACAAGTCTCTGGAGATGATTGAAAAAAGCTCCTAGAGGCTTGTCTTTTTAAGATATAACCTTTGAAAACCAGTTAAAAAATGCGGAACTGAGTTATACAAAATGTATATTTTGTATAACTGGTGGCGAAACAGAGAGGAGTTGTGGTATTATATGTATAAGGAAGGTGATTCTATGAACGAATACGATATACCGCTTGTGCTCGAAGACTTTTTAAACTACATAGAGACTATAAAGGGCAAGTCGGAAAATACAGCTAAGGAGTACCTCTTCGACCTTCGTACCTTTATGAAGTTCCTGAAGATAAGATACCGCCTGGTGGACAAGAGCACTCCTTTTGACGAAATAACGATATGGGATATAAGTGAAGAGTTTTTCCAAAAAGTTAGACTCGAAGACCTTCACGCCTTTATCTCCTACGTGGATAAAGAGCGGCACAACAAGAACTACACCAAGGCCAGGAAGGTCGCTTCCATACGCTCTTTCTTTAGGTATTTGCATTCCAAGCGGAGGATTATAAGCGAGAACCCAGCTATAGAGCTAGAGTCTCCGAAGACAGGAACCAGGCACCCGGTCTACCTCACACTTGAGGAATCCCAGAGGCTCTTAGACTCTGTCGAGGGTAACAACAGCGAAAGAGACTACGCAATACTCACCCTCTTCCTCAACTGCGGCCTCCGTCTTTCGGAGCTTGTAAGCATAGATATAGACAAGATAAAAGGCGACATACTCACCGTAAGGGGAAAAGGCGACAAGGAGCGCACCATCTACTTGAACGAAGCCTGCTTAAGGGCCATAGAACTCTATATGGCAGTCCGCCCTATCGAGGACCTGAAAGACCCCAAGGCGCTATTCATAAGCAGACACAGGTCCAGGCTCAGCAACAAGACGGTTCAGCACCTAGTTAAAAAACAACTAAAAAAAGCCGGGCTCGACGAAGATAAATACTCCACGCACAAGCTCAGACATACAGCTGCAACTCTTATGTACAAATACGGAAACGTAGACATCCGGGCCCTTCAGCAGATACTCGGGCACGAAAATGTATCTACAACTCAAATCTACACCCACTTAGACGATGATAGGCTAAGGAAAGCAGTAAACAGTAACCCTCTATCCAAAAGATAGAGGGTTACTTTACATAATATTATTATGTTATATGAACTTCTCACTTCCATTTAAGACCCATTTATTTTTCTTAAGGTCAAGCGATTTTATATCGTTTTCTAGACCGAAGTAGCACGGAAGCTTGAAATCTTTTCCGCCAGCTCTTTCAAAAGCCTCTGCGAACCAATTCGATACAAGCTCAATTTCCTCATGCTCTATCTCTGGATGATTCGAGAAAATCTCCTGAAGGTCAAGGTCTTCGTCCACTTTGAATATTCCCGTCTTCTCCATAACCTTTTCGCTTCCGGCAAAACAGCTTTCACCGTATCCGCTGTAGACTTCCTCTCCGTTTATGTCCATGCAGTATACCATTATGTCGGTTCCATCCACTGTGTCTACAAGCACAAAATCCACGATGTCCACTTCCGGGCTGAATCTAAGCTCAAGCACCTCTTCAAGCTCTAGCTTAAGAGAAGTTCTCTTGCGTCCCAAATTATCCTCTATGTTTTTCAGATATCTTTCCTTGCTCAAAATCCTGCCCCCTTTAAAATTCTCCGCCTTCTATGGCCTTCACAGTAAGCCTGTCGGCTATATTGTAGTTGTCTTTTTCCACCACTATTCTTTCGAAAAAGTCGTATATGCTGTTCAGCTTTTCCTGAAGCTCCGAGTCCAGTTCGAATTCAGACATCATTTCATCGAACGCCCCCTTGTGAGCCCCCTTGTATATGTGAATAGGCATCTGGTCGTACTCTGAAGCTGTCATGTCAAGCCTGTAGTGGCACTCTAGCCTGAACTTCTGTATATACTTCAACATCAAGTCTTTATTAGTCATTTTATCCTCTCCTTGTAATAGTCTTAATTATAATGTAGCAAATAACGCTTATATTTTCAATATAAACAATACACAATGCACATAATAATATTATGTAAACTTAACTTTTCAAGCAGAGCTGGTCCAATAAGACCAGCTCCGTTCATTTTACTTTTTAGCACTCATTATTTCTTCAGCCATCTTTTCAGGAACTTCTTGGTACCTCAGATGGGACATCTCTAAATGACCTCTTCCATTTGCAAGTGTTCTCAGGTCTATGGAGTACTCCACGGCTTCTGACTGTGGTATTTCGGCCAGTATAAGCTGCAGCTTGCTGTCCTCAATAGGTTCTATTCCAAGCACCTGCCCTCTCTTTTTGCTCACATCGCCCATTACATCACCGGTTGAATCCTCTGGAACGTAGAGTTTTACAGACATCACAGGCTCTAATAGCTTAGCTCCAGCTTCTTTCAAGGCCTCTTTAAACGCCTGGTTGGCCGCAAGCCTGAAAGCCATTTCAGATGAGTCCACATTGTGGTAAGATCCATCGTAGAGCTTGGCCTTTATATTTATAACAGGATATCCTCCCAGCACTCCATTCCCCATAGAGTCTATAACACCCTGCTCTACAGATGGGATGTACTGTTTAGGGATGGCTCCGCCAGTTATCTCCGCTTCAAACTCAAACTGCTTGTCGGAAGGACCGAATATCATCTTTACATCCCCGTACTGCCCATGCCCTCCTGACTGCTTCTTATGCTTGTAGTGGATGTCTGCCGAGCCCGATATAGTCTCTTTGTACGGTATATCTAGCTTCTTCCTGCTTACGCTTATTCCGAACTGCTCTGAAAGTTTCTTTACGACAGAGTCAAGGTGCATCTCGCCTTGAACTCCTAGTACAAGCTGTCCTGTTTCGCTGCTTCTCTCCCAGGAAAGTGAAGGATTTTCTTCTGAAAGCCTTCTAAGCCCTTCGCTGATCTTGTCCTCGTCAAACTGAGATTTTGGCTCTATAGCCGCGAATAGCTGGGCCTTAGGAAATTCAAGCTTAGAAACCGGCTGAGCGTTCTTATCTGATGATATAGTGTCTCCAGTCTTCAGCGAGTCGCATTTCACCAGTGCAACTATATCACCTTCTCCCGCTCCCTCTATGTCTGAAAGAACATCTTGCGCATAAGTCATGACGCTTCCGCATTTCTCTTTATCACCTGTCCTTGCATTGTAGAATTCAGACCCCTTGGATAACTCGCCACTTTCGATCTTCACAAGCGATATTTTCTCCTGGAACTTGTCTGAATAAGTCTTGAAAACGTGTCCGCTGAATACGTCGCTTCCAGAAGAGACGCTCTCGACAGGTGACGGGAAGTAGTCCTTGGCAAGCCACATAAGCGTATGCACTCCGATATTCTTAAGAGACGCGCCGCAGAGCACAGGTATTACCTCGCCAGATATGACTGCATTCCGAAGACCCATGTGTACCTCGTCTCTGCTGAAGCTCTCTCCAGAAAAGTACTTTTCAAGCAGCGACTCGTCTGTTTCCGCCACAGACTCCATCAGCATCTCTTTTACGCTACTTATCTCATCGCCCATGTCGGCTGGAACCTCAACGGTGTAGCATCTACCTTCAGTAGGGTTGTACTCCCTCGCAAAGTCCTCCACCACATTGACATATCCCTTGAACTCTTCTTCACTGCCTATAGGCACGTGGAAAGGAGCTATCTTCTTGCCGTACCTCTCTCTAAGCTGGGAGAGAATCTTGTAGTAGTCGGCCTTCTCTGAGTCTATCTTGTTTACGAATATTATCTTAGGTATATTGTACTTATCTGTAAGCTCTAGGGCCCTGTCTGTTCCAGCCTCTATCTCGGAAGTCCCATCTACTATAACCACAGCTCCCGAAGACACCGACACTCCTGCCATGGCCTCCCCGTAGAAGTCAAGGTATCCCGGAGTATCTATGAAATTGTATTTGTGGTCCTTCCACTCCACAGAAAAGAGATTTATATCTGAAGTTATACTCGGAACGTTTTCCATATTCAGCTTTCCGCCTTTTCCTGAATTGTACAGTATCGCCTGGCAAAGCCTGCTCTTTCCTGATCCGCTGTGTCCGAGTAACGCTATATTTCTAATTTCACTGCTTTCGTATTTTCTCATCGTTTTGCCCCCTTGTAAGTGTTTAATACCTTTTTACCCACTAAAATTATGTAAAAACATCTCTCTCGAAAGTTTATAGCTCTGTATAGAGTTGATTTTTTAGACTAAAACCATTATAATTGTAGAAACGCAATACAGTTATTTTATGAAACGGGGGGTATAATTATGAGTTTTAAGTATATCAATAGAGTTCCTACACCAGAAGAGATTAAAGAAGCCACTCCTCTAAGTGAAAGTCTGCTTAAGGTGAAAGCCGAAAGAGACAAGATGATAAGAGACGTGTTCGAAGGCAAGAGCGACAAGTTTTTGCTTATAATAGGGCCTTGCTCTGCCGATAGAGAAGACGCGCTTTATGACTATGTCACAAGGCTTGCAAAGCTTCAAGAAGAGGTTAAAGACAAGATTATAATGGTTCCACGTATATACACAAACAAGCCTAGAACTACAGGCGAGGGATACAAGGGCATGATGCACCAGCCTAATCTCTCTGAAAAGCCGAATATCTCAGAGGGAATAAAGTCAATAAGGAGACTTCATATAAAGGCCATCCAGGAGTCTGGCCTTACAGCTGCCGACGAGATGCTCTACTCGGAGAACTATCCGTATGTAGAGGACCTGCTTTCTTACGTGGCCATAGGAGCTAGATCTGTAGAGAACCAGCAGCACAGGCTGACTGTAAGCGGAATGGATATACCGGGCGGAATGAAAAACCCTACTAGTGGCGACATCTCTGTTATGTTCAACTCCATAAAAGCGGCTCACATATCTCATACTTTCATCTACAATGGATGTGAGGTTGAGACTTCAGGAAATCCTCTAGCTCACGGAATCCTGAGAGGCTCTGTAAACCGCCATGGAGACTGCATACCTAATTACCACTACGAAGACCTTTCAGCAGTTGCAGAAGAGTATGCCAAGAGAGGCTATGTAAACCCAGCTATAATAGTGGATACAAACCACTCCAACTCCATGAAGAAGTACTCGGAGCAGCCTAGGATTGCAAAAGAGGTCATCTTCAGCAAAAACTACTCTAAAGACCTCAAGTCGCTTATAAAGGGACTTATGATAGAGAGCTATTTAGAAGAGGGTAGACAGGAGAACCAGGACATATACGGAAAGTCCATAACTGACCCTTGCCTAGGGTGGAAAGACTCAGAGAGACTCGTATACGATATAGCGGAGTCCCTGTAGTCTAAAGCACCAAATCAAGCGAATAGCTATAAAACACAAAGAGACAGGGAAATTAACCTGTCTCTTTGTGTTTTATATTTTTCTGAAAAGTCCAACCACTTTCCCGACTATAGTGACTTCTTTTGCCAGTATCGGGGCCATGTAGTCATTTTCAGGCTGAAGCCTTATATGGTCTTTCTCTTTGAAAAACCTTTTTACGGTGGCTTCGCTGCCTAAGAGCGCTACAACTATGTCTCCACTTTCGGCTGAGCTCTGGTGCTTCACAAGTATAAAGTCCTTGTCGTATATGCCGGCATTTATCATGCTGTCACCTTTGACCTTCAGCATAAAAGACTCTCCTTTAGGTACAAAGTCCACTGGCATAGGGAATACATCCTCTATATTTTCCGTGGCCAGCAGCGGCTCTCCTGCTGCCACCCTTCCAAGCACCGGTATGTCGATAGTCTCTTTCTTGTAGACAAAGCCTTCGTTTCCAGAGTCCATCACCTCTATGGTGCGAGGCTTAGAGGCATCTCTCTTTATATATCCCAATCCCTCCAGTTTCTCCAGATGAGAGTGAACTGTAGAGGTGGACTTTAGCCCAACCGCCACACATATCTCTCTTACAGAAGGTGGATAGCCCTTCTTGGATATCTCGCTCTTTATAAATTCAAGTATTGCGCTCTGCTTTGCAGAGAGGTCATCATACATAGTAAACCCTCCTATTCACGGATCGTTTTAACAATTATACCACAGAGAAACCTCCACATCAAACATATGTTCTAGTCTAGCTCCACCAGATTGTTTACATAGAGATTGTTCAGACTCTTCATTATGCCGAGTTTGCAGTGCTCGTAGGTAAGTCCCCCCTGGTAGTAGGCGTAGAAAGGCTCTCTTACAGGCCCGTCGGCGCTCAGCTCTATAGAGGAACCCTGCACAAACGCTCCTGCAGCCATTATGACCTCAGACTCGTAGCCAGGCATCTCCCCTGGTATAGGTGCGAAGTAGGAGTCCACAGGCGAGGCCGACTGTATCCCTTGACAGAACTTTACAAGCCTCTCCTCAGACCTGAACTCTATCCCCTGGATTATGTCGCTTCTCTTGTCTCCAAGCTTCGGAACAGTCTTGAATCCCAGTGATTCATATATAGAGGCCAAGAGAAGAGAGCCTTTAAGGGACTCAGTGACTATATGTGGAGCCAAGAAAAGCCCCTGAAGCACATTTCTGGTCATTCCGAAAGTGAGCCCGCATTCCTTCCCTATTCCAGGGGCTGTGGCCCTGTTGGCCACATACTCTATCAGCTCGGAAGTTCCAACTATATATCCTCCCGTGAGGGCTAGGCCTCCTCCTGGGTTCTTTATAAGAGACCCTGCCATTATATCTGCGCCGTGTTCGCTGGGCTCGGTGATCTCCATAAACTCACCGTAGCAATTGTCCACCATGCAGATTATATCTGGATTTATGGATTTAACCACAGCCATAGCCTCCGCAAGTTCCTCTACGGTAAAGGCATTCCTGTCGCTGTAGCCTGTAGACCTCTGAAGAGCCACCATCTTGGTGTCGCTTGAAACAAACTCCGGTATCCTCTTTAGGTCTATCTTCTTTTTCTCTGTAAGCTCCAGCTCCTTGTACTTCACCCCATAGTCTATAAGGGTCCCCTTCATGCCGCCTTTCGACCCTATCACTTTTTGGAGAGTGTCGTATGGGGCTCCCGTTATGTAGACAAGCTCATCTCCCGGAAACAGTATCCCTGAAAGCACCAGGTTTATGGCATGCGTGCCCGAAGCTATAGTGGGCCTCACAAGGGCATCTTCTGTCCTAAATATATTGGAGTAGACTTCCTCCACCTTCTCTCTGCCCACGTCGTCATAGCCATATCCTGTTGTCCATGAAAAGTGTGTGGAGTTCAGCTTGGCTCGCTGCATTCCCTCTATCACCTTGTATTGGTTGAACTCCTTTAGAGAGTCTATTTCCTTGAAAAACTTGCTCTCCACTATCTCTTGATGCTTCAGCACATATTCCACAACCGATTGATCTATGTCGAAGCCTTCGCTTAGTATTTTAGCTGTATCATTTATCATTTAAATTGCTGCCACCTTCCTATATAAATTCCACCGGGGAACTTGGATGTATTGTGAGAATCGCATGCTTGTAGACTATCTGTTGCTTGCCTTCGTTTTCCAGAAGTATTACATAGCTGTCGAAACCCTTCACATTCCCTTTAAGCTGATATCCATTAGAGAGATATACCGTTATAGGTGTATTCTCTTTTCTAACCTTGTTTAAAAAAGCATCTTGAAGATTTATAGACTGTTTCATTTTTAGCCCTCCCGCAGTTTTTTGTCGCAGATAGATATGGCTTCCCTTTTAAGTTCCTCTAGAGATTCGTAATCGTCTACCTGCATCCACACTATCCTCTTGTCGCGCCTAAACCAGGTCAGCTGGCGTTTGGCAAATCTCCTTGAGTTTCTCTTTAAAATCTCCACCATCTCGTCGTAGGTAGTAACTCCTCTTAGATATTCTACGACCTCCTTGTAGCCTATGGCCTTCATAGAGGTCATATCTGAATTATACCCATTTTCAAGCAGAGACTTCACCTCTTCCACAAGGCCATTTTCAAGCATTATATCGACCCTCTCGTTTATCCTCTCGTAGAGATGGCTTCTCTCCATATCTAGCCCTATAAACACTAGGTTGAACTCGTCGTTTTCTTCCCTGAAATTGGTATAGCTTTTAGACATAGGCTCCCCGGTGAGCTCGTACACCTCTAGCGCCCTGACTATGCGCTTTGTATCATTTAGATTCAGTCTTTCGGCGGTCTCAGGGTCCACCTCTTTGAGCTTTTCGTATATATATTCATTTCCGAACTCTTCGGCGCAGTCCATGTACTTCTTTCTGACCTCCATGTCGGAGCCAGAGTCTGCGAAGTCCAGCTTGTATACTATGGAGTTCACATAGAGCCCCGTTCCTCCTACTATAAGCGGTAGCTTCTCCCTTGAGTATACATCTCCCAAGCAGGCGTAAGTCATCTCCTTGAAATCTGAGACTGAAAACTCCTCGTCCGGAGCCACTACGTCCAGCAGATAGTGCGGAATGCTTTTCATCTCGTCAGCTTTTATCTTGGCAGTCCCTATGTCCATGCCTCTGTATATCTGCATTGAATCGGCAGAGATGATTTCTCCGCCGTAATGCTCCGCCAGCTCCACAGAAAGGGAAGTTTTTCCCACAGCCGTTGGACCCACTATCACCAATAAATTTTTCAAACAAATACCTCCTAGCTTCTCTTAAACTTTCGCTCTATTTCCGACTTTGTGAGCTTTATAACCGTAGGTCTTCCGTGAGGGCATGTCAGCGGATTCTCACATCTGCCAAGTTCCTCTATCAGTTTCTCTATCTCTATATGCTTCATGCTGTCGCCAGCTTTTACAGCCGAGGTGCAGGCGAGCTTCATCACCTTTTCCAGCTTCAGCTCGTACCCGCTCTTTACGCCAAACTCCAAACTGTCCAGTATGTCCAGAAACA
Encoded here:
- the hfq gene encoding RNA chaperone Hfq, which translates into the protein MKQSINLQDAFLNKVRKENTPITVYLSNGYQLKGNVKGFDSYVILLENEGKQQIVYKHAILTIHPSSPVEFI
- the miaA gene encoding tRNA (adenosine(37)-N6)-dimethylallyltransferase MiaA; this translates as MKNLLVIVGPTAVGKTSLSVELAEHYGGEIISADSMQIYRGMDIGTAKIKADEMKSIPHYLLDVVAPDEEFSVSDFKEMTYACLGDVYSREKLPLIVGGTGLYVNSIVYKLDFADSGSDMEVRKKYMDCAEEFGNEYIYEKLKEVDPETAERLNLNDTKRIVRALEVYELTGEPMSKSYTNFREENDEFNLVFIGLDMERSHLYERINERVDIMLENGLVEEVKSLLENGYNSDMTSMKAIGYKEVVEYLRGVTTYDEMVEILKRNSRRFAKRQLTWFRRDKRIVWMQVDDYESLEELKREAISICDKKLREG